A single window of Watersipora subatra chromosome 9, tzWatSuba1.1, whole genome shotgun sequence DNA harbors:
- the LOC137403547 gene encoding G1/S-specific cyclin-D2-like yields the protein MELLCAEGNTIKRAYRDPVFLKDDRILQNLLKAEEFYLIPAQHLEPQKEVRPYMRRIVVQWMLEVCEEQRCEEEVFSLSVNFLDRVLAITTSLEKRHLQLLATACMFIASKLKETFPLTAEKLVLYTDRSINHRQLVDWELLVLSKLKFDVSSVIALDFLDLLIEKLRLSREMTVRLRSYSLPYIKLFPLDEKGVIYPPSMVAAACLCAAVKDMSNSWKADLYARILRDMIGADLDCLKSCYEYLVRRADEANTGTTKSTEEKHVTQPGTPTDVLEINVD from the exons ATGGAATTGCTGTGCGCAGAAGGCAACACTATAAAGAGAGCCTACAGAGATCCGGTGTTCCTAAAAGATGACAGAATCTTGCAGAATTTATTGAAGGCAGAAGAGTTTTACTTGATACCCGCCCAGCACCTTGAACCACAAAAAGAAGTTAGGCCATACATGAGACGCATCGTCGTGCAGTGGATGCTCGAG GTCTGCGAAGAACAACGGTGTGAAGAGGAAGTATTCAGCCTATCAGTTAATTTTCTGGACAGAGTACTTGCCATAACTACCAGCTTAGAAAAAAGACACCTGCAACTGCTCGCCACAGCTTGTAtgtttatagcctcaaaactCAAAGAAACATTCCCATTGACAGCAGAGAAGCTGGTTCTATACACCGACAGGAGCATTAATCATAGGCAGCTCGTG GATTGGGAGCTGTTGGTACTGTCCAAACTTAAGTTTGATGTCAGCTCGGTGATAGCTTTAGACTTCCTTGACCTTTTAATAGAGAAGCTAAGACTATCTCGAGAGATGACAGTGCGACTTCGGAGTTACTCCCTGCCATACATCAAACTCTTTCCACTAG ATGAGAAAGGTGTGATTTACCCTCCATCTATGGTGGCTGCTGCCTGTCTCTGCGCTGCAGTCAAGGACATGAGTAATTCTTGGAAAGCCGATCTCTATGCACGAATATTGAGAGACATGATTGGAGCTGACTTG GACTGTCTCAAGTCATGCTACGAATACTTAGTGAGAAGGGCTGATGAAGCGAATACCGGTACAACGAAATCTACAGAGGAAAAGCATGTTACACAGCCTGGGACACCAACAGATGTTTTGGAGATCAATGTTGACTAG